The Manihot esculenta cultivar AM560-2 chromosome 17, M.esculenta_v8, whole genome shotgun sequence genome contains the following window.
TATTATTTCTGAAATCTTAATATTCAAAACAGAAGCAATTATACCAAAAACAAAAATATGAGGGAAATAACATTATTTTCCTTACCCAGGAAGGAAACCACCCTGAACCAGAAAGTATCCTCAATTATTTATTAGCGTCAACGTGAACCAACTTTCAATTCTTACAAGCAAAGCAAATCTCTGTatactttgataattataatcttattattaaatttaaaatcaaataaaaaaaattaacaaaattttattaaattttcgaTAACTCGACCAGAAACAAGTGATTAatgtttaaattcaatttaattgagagtactattttttaataaattgatcTGATAAAAATCTATAATTATGACCAATAATACATAAGATAAGACAATACCATGGGAACTGAAAAAACCTACATTCACCCTTTATTTGAGTTTATATACCAATTACTGTTTGATCTTTGATGCCGAGAAACTGGCACAGAACATTTTAAAAGGAATAAAAACGTTAACGTGGGTCCTCAATCTTTTAGGCTGTTTTACCGAAAGCCGAAACCCGTGAGGTATGATTGTTGGCACATGAAGAAACCAACTCAAAATGATTGTGTGACATTACAAAGCACTGCACAAAGCAAACTGTCAAAAGGACGTCCAAGCTCATCTCAAAAGGCTGCTGGCTGCTGCAAAAACCAGTAAAGACCATGACCAACGTAAACAACAATCAACAGAAGAAAGTGGTGTTGTGAGTTGGAGTTTTTACAACTAATTCCAACCTTCTCTTTGTAGTTTAAACTTTATTCCTCTTCAACTCTCCACCCAACATTCATCCTATAAAATTATCTACTTTAATGGGTTTGTCACTTTCTAACCAATAAGCTCCTCTTTTAATGTATTGATCTTAAAGTTGTTCTTATCATACGTgactctaattaattaaaaacaatgaactttgttaatttttaaagtagaaGTAGTAATAAATTAAGGGAATATCCCTTCAcctgttgaagggaaggaatgCTAAGCTGTTACAGGTTCAAGGAATCACATCATTATTGGGATTAACTTGCATAATTTTACATTATCTCTCTGTACTTAAAAGTCAAGCCATGTAAATTAACCAATAAAAACTAGACTTTAATAAACAAGATGTCACTAACCCACAAGCCCAAATAAAGTTTGGAATGTCCATATTCCAAAATCATCCATTCATTGTATTGAATATAGGATACCATCTCCATGAACGTCATCGCACTCATCTGCACTTTCTAACGTGGCCACATGTGGACAATATATTTCACAGCTAAGCTAAGCAACCGCCCCCCCATGTCTGGCCAAAAGCTTTCGACCCACCCTCTTTTTGCCACTTGGAACCTTCAAGTTTTGAGTGACAAAGAAACGGCGGCCGCCCATTGGCCCGAAAGCCACAAATAACCTTCAAAAGGTTCCATTTCTTGCATTAACGACAATTAATACCCAACCTCATACACAACccgacatatatatatatatatagctcaATTACCTACCTTGCAGACTAACACGCCCAACCAAATTCaaccttctttaaatctttcacCCTCTCCAAAATGGACTGGACCAGAGGCCAAACTATCGGCCGTGGCTCCACTGCCACCGTCTCAGTTGCCACCTTCGATCACTCCGGTCAGGTTTTTGCTGTCAAGTCAGCTGAGCTCTCCCAATCGGAGTTCGTGCAGAAGGAGCAAAGCTTTCTTTCTGCATTATCTTGCCCTCAAATTGTAGCATACAAAGGATTTGACATAAGGGAAGAAAATGGTAAGCtcttatataatattttcttggaATATGCACCTGGAGGCACCCTTGTGGATGCAATTCGCAAGCATGGAGGGCGGCTTCATGAGTCCGTGATCAGGTCATATACTCGACAGATTTTGCTTGGCCTTCACCACCTCCATTCTACTGGGATTGTACATCGTGACATTAAGGGACACAACATTTTGGTCACCGGTGATGGGGCAAAAATTGCTGATTTTGGCTGCGCTAGATGGGTCAATGAGGATTTGGCCACCAACGCTAAAATTGCAGGTACTCCTGTGTACATGGCACCTGAGGTGGCACGTGGTGAACACCAGGGCTTCCCTGCTGACGTCTGGGCTCTTGGGTGTACTATTCTTGAGATGGCTACTGGAATAGCTCCATGTGTCAATATTTCGGACCCTGTTTCTGCGCTTTACCAAGTTGGGTTTTCATGTTATACGCCAGAAATTCCGAGCTTTATGTCTGTGCAAGCTAAAGATTTTCTGAGCAAGTGCTTGAAGAGAGATCCAACAGAGAGGTGGTCAGCTAGCGAGCTACTTGAACATGCTTTTATAACAGAGGAAACCGTCTCTGTTTTGAAGGATACTGATGTGGATACTCCAACAAGTGTATTAGACCAAGGATTATGGGGTTGGAAAGAGGACTTAAAAGCAACATGGACATGGAAATCGACTCATGAAAGTGGTTGCCTTACTCCGAGAGAAAGACTTGGGCAATTGGCAAAAGGCAGTGAGAAAGTGCCTGACTGGGCATGGGAGGAGACTTGGGTCACTGTAAGAAGCAAATCTAGCGCAAGAGAAATTGTTGCTAGCTCCAATGACTGTGGCTTGGTACATGCCAAAGAAGCCACCGGTGAACTATTGCATAGTGGGGAATATAATTTGATTAATGTTATCGCTAACGACTCTGTAGGCATTGGTGGGATAAGCATATCTAACACTAGCAATAGCGTGGGCTGTAGAGATAATACTATCTATAAAATATTATCCATGTATTGCATATGTACAAAAGATTATTTACGTGGCAGTTCCAATTTCGAAAAGGGAATATCATTTTCTGTTTCTACGTTGCAATCCTTGCCTTCTTTTCTTTCTGAAGCTGATCCGTGCACCATGGGAGACTAGAGTTC
Protein-coding sequences here:
- the LOC110626624 gene encoding mitogen-activated protein kinase kinase kinase 18, with the protein product MDWTRGQTIGRGSTATVSVATFDHSGQVFAVKSAELSQSEFVQKEQSFLSALSCPQIVAYKGFDIREENGKLLYNIFLEYAPGGTLVDAIRKHGGRLHESVIRSYTRQILLGLHHLHSTGIVHRDIKGHNILVTGDGAKIADFGCARWVNEDLATNAKIAGTPVYMAPEVARGEHQGFPADVWALGCTILEMATGIAPCVNISDPVSALYQVGFSCYTPEIPSFMSVQAKDFLSKCLKRDPTERWSASELLEHAFITEETVSVLKDTDVDTPTSVLDQGLWGWKEDLKATWTWKSTHESGCLTPRERLGQLAKGSEKVPDWAWEETWVTVRSKSSAREIVASSNDCGLVHAKEATGELLHSGEYNLINVIANDSVGIGGISISNTSNSVGCRDNTIYKILSMYCICTKDYLRGSSNFEKGISFSVSTLQSLPSFLSEADPCTMGD